Proteins from a genomic interval of Bradyrhizobium sp. CCGB01:
- a CDS encoding helicase-related protein gives MAFSSSPFASERAPGAGVTAVLGPTNTGKTHLAIERMLAHPSGMIGLPLRLLAREVYNKIAARVGSEAVALVTGEEKIKPKSPRYWVSTVEAMPRDLDVSFLAVDEVQIASDLERGHVFTDRILNRRGRDETLLLGAATMRPIIERLLPGVSMITRPRLSQLEFAGDRKITRQPRRTAIVAFSADEVYAIAELIRRQHGGAAVVLGSLSPRTRNAQVEMFQNGDVDYLVATDAVGMGLNLDVDHVAFASDRKFDGYQFRRLTPSEFAQIAGRAGRATRNGTFGTTGRCAPFEPELVNALQNHTFDPVKMLQWRNSKLDFSSLGALQVSLNLAPGHEALTRAPIAEDMRVLDHAARDVEVRDVAHGKAAVERLWEACQVPDYRKLSPAAHAELVTTLYGFLMQKGCIPDAWFAAQVDQADRIDGDIDTLSARIAQIRTWTFVANRPDWLKDPERWQGIAREVENKLSDALHERLTERFVDRRTSVLMRRLRENTSLNTEIGKTGEVIVEGHVIGRLDGFTFAPDAAEAGSDAKALQAAAQAVLAGEINARAEKLGNAPDDQFVLTSEGTIRWTGDAVARLSAAEDALHPRIRIISDERLTGSPREKVQARLELWLKTHIERLLGPMFELSKAEDVTGIARGIAYQLVEALGVLERPKIANELKDLDQPSRAVLRKYGVRFGAYHIYFPGLLKPAGRALAALLWALKQDNVDLSSLSGAQHLASSGRTSFPVDKQLPRDAYRVLGYKQAGERAVRVDILERLADLIRPALAWRENSPGEKPAGAFDGRSFVVTQAMTSLTGSAGEDFASVLRALGYRMDKRPPLPVKPAAPAAAETPAAEVSSETPAAEEAAASAETAIEAAGEPVTVEDAPGMEQHDEGAQEEPALEASPEAPVTPEDAPGIAPPAEEPAAPVEAAEAAPAEAAATEAAASPDAAAPETAAAPAEPELVEVWRPGGRHEDRKPRHERHRHQRHHGQRPQAGAEAAAAPAEGEAAQAADGEKRGERHRHGGGRRDGGRDFRKPREGGEGGERRDDRNRSFQGKDRDNKDRDRNRDNKGKFGGDRDKGRDNRGRDRDKGRDRQGGPSLRPYASSANPRERDRPADPNSPFAKLAALKEQLSGRKE, from the coding sequence ATGGCCTTCTCTTCCTCCCCCTTCGCTTCCGAGCGCGCGCCTGGCGCTGGCGTCACTGCGGTGCTCGGGCCGACCAACACCGGCAAGACCCATCTCGCCATCGAGCGGATGCTGGCGCATCCCTCGGGGATGATCGGGCTGCCGCTGCGGCTGCTCGCGCGCGAGGTCTACAACAAGATCGCCGCGCGGGTCGGCAGCGAAGCCGTCGCGCTCGTGACCGGCGAGGAGAAGATCAAGCCGAAATCGCCGCGCTACTGGGTCTCCACCGTCGAGGCGATGCCGCGCGACCTCGACGTCTCGTTCCTGGCCGTCGACGAGGTCCAGATCGCATCTGATCTGGAGCGCGGCCACGTCTTCACCGATCGCATCCTCAACCGCCGCGGCCGCGACGAGACGCTGCTCTTGGGCGCCGCCACGATGCGCCCGATCATCGAGCGGCTCTTGCCCGGCGTGTCCATGATCACGCGGCCGCGCCTGTCGCAGCTGGAATTTGCCGGCGATCGCAAGATCACGCGCCAGCCGCGCCGCACCGCCATCGTCGCCTTCTCCGCCGACGAGGTCTACGCCATCGCCGAGCTGATCCGCCGCCAGCATGGCGGCGCCGCCGTGGTGCTGGGATCGCTGTCGCCGCGCACACGGAACGCGCAGGTCGAGATGTTCCAGAACGGCGATGTCGATTACCTCGTCGCCACCGACGCCGTCGGCATGGGCCTCAATCTCGACGTCGACCATGTCGCCTTTGCCTCCGACCGCAAGTTCGACGGCTACCAGTTCCGCCGCCTGACGCCGTCCGAGTTCGCGCAGATCGCCGGCCGCGCCGGCCGCGCCACGCGCAACGGCACCTTCGGGACGACGGGCCGCTGCGCGCCGTTCGAGCCCGAGCTGGTCAACGCGCTCCAGAACCACACCTTCGACCCCGTGAAGATGCTGCAATGGCGCAATTCGAAGCTGGATTTCTCCTCGCTCGGCGCGCTCCAGGTGTCCCTGAACCTCGCCCCCGGCCATGAGGCGCTGACGCGCGCGCCGATCGCCGAGGACATGCGCGTGCTCGACCACGCCGCCCGCGACGTCGAGGTGCGCGACGTCGCGCATGGCAAGGCGGCGGTGGAGCGCCTCTGGGAGGCCTGCCAGGTCCCGGATTACCGAAAGCTGTCGCCGGCCGCCCATGCCGAGCTCGTCACCACGCTCTACGGCTTCCTGATGCAGAAGGGATGCATTCCCGATGCCTGGTTTGCCGCCCAGGTCGACCAGGCCGACCGCATCGACGGCGACATCGACACGCTGTCGGCCCGGATCGCGCAGATCCGCACCTGGACCTTCGTCGCCAACCGCCCGGACTGGCTGAAAGACCCCGAACGCTGGCAGGGGATCGCGCGGGAGGTCGAAAATAAATTATCGGATGCGCTCCACGAACGCTTGACTGAGCGTTTCGTTGATCGCCGGACCAGTGTATTGATGCGCCGCCTGCGGGAGAACACGAGCTTGAATACGGAAATCGGCAAGACCGGCGAAGTCATCGTCGAAGGCCATGTCATCGGCCGCCTCGACGGCTTCACCTTTGCACCGGATGCGGCGGAAGCCGGCTCCGACGCGAAAGCCTTGCAGGCTGCAGCGCAAGCGGTGCTCGCCGGCGAGATCAACGCGCGCGCCGAGAAACTGGGCAATGCGCCGGACGATCAGTTCGTGCTGACCTCGGAGGGCACCATCCGCTGGACCGGCGACGCCGTGGCGCGCCTGTCTGCCGCGGAGGACGCGCTGCATCCGCGCATCCGCATCATCTCGGACGAGCGCCTGACAGGTAGCCCCCGTGAGAAGGTGCAGGCCCGGCTCGAGCTCTGGCTCAAGACGCATATCGAGAGGCTGCTCGGGCCGATGTTCGAGCTGTCGAAGGCCGAGGACGTCACCGGCATTGCCCGCGGCATCGCCTATCAGCTCGTCGAGGCGCTGGGCGTGCTCGAGCGTCCGAAGATCGCCAACGAGCTGAAGGATCTCGACCAGCCCTCGCGCGCGGTCCTGCGCAAATACGGCGTCCGCTTCGGTGCCTATCACATCTATTTCCCCGGCCTGTTGAAGCCCGCCGGGCGTGCGCTGGCCGCGCTGCTGTGGGCGCTGAAGCAGGACAATGTCGATCTGTCGTCGCTGTCGGGCGCGCAGCATCTGGCCTCTTCGGGCCGCACCTCGTTCCCGGTCGACAAGCAGCTGCCGCGCGATGCCTATCGCGTGCTCGGCTACAAGCAGGCCGGCGAGCGCGCCGTGCGCGTCGATATTCTGGAGCGCCTGGCCGACCTGATCCGGCCGGCGCTGGCCTGGCGCGAGAACTCGCCCGGCGAGAAGCCTGCCGGCGCGTTCGATGGCCGCAGTTTTGTGGTGACGCAGGCGATGACCTCGCTCACCGGCTCGGCCGGCGAAGATTTTGCCTCGGTGCTGCGCGCGCTCGGCTATCGCATGGACAAGCGTCCGCCGCTGCCGGTGAAGCCCGCGGCGCCTGCCGCTGCCGAGACGCCGGCTGCTGAAGTTTCTTCTGAGACGCCTGCGGCCGAGGAGGCCGCTGCCTCTGCAGAGACGGCCATCGAAGCCGCCGGCGAGCCTGTGACCGTCGAAGATGCGCCCGGCATGGAGCAGCACGACGAGGGAGCGCAGGAAGAGCCGGCGCTCGAAGCGTCTCCTGAAGCGCCCGTCACGCCGGAAGATGCCCCCGGCATCGCGCCGCCGGCGGAAGAGCCTGCTGCGCCCGTCGAGGCTGCCGAGGCCGCGCCCGCCGAGGCCGCCGCGACGGAAGCCGCCGCATCGCCCGATGCCGCCGCGCCCGAGACTGCCGCTGCGCCGGCCGAGCCCGAGCTCGTCGAGGTCTGGCGTCCCGGTGGCCGTCACGAGGACCGCAAGCCGCGCCACGAGCGTCATCGTCATCAGCGTCACCACGGCCAGCGCCCGCAGGCCGGTGCCGAAGCCGCCGCCGCGCCCGCGGAAGGCGAAGCAGCGCAGGCCGCCGATGGCGAGAAGCGCGGCGAGCGCCATCGTCATGGCGGCGGTCGCAGAGATGGTGGCAGAGACTTCCGCAAGCCGCGCGAAGGTGGCGA